A window of Companilactobacillus allii genomic DNA:
ACAATGTCATAAACAATTCTGTTCGTTAATCCTAATACTGCATCCAAATTTCTTAATCCAATATCAAGATCAACCATACAAACCTTTTTACCAAGGCTTGCCAAGACGGAACTAACATTAGCTGTAGTCGTAGTCTTACCAACGCCGCCTTTACCAGACGTTACAACAATAGATATCCCCATAACTAACCCGTCCTTTTTCTAGATTCATTCATAATCTCTTTATAATCTTGCAAATCATCAACACTGATAGAATGCATCTCATCAATATATGCAAATTGATGATTAGCTAATTTATCAGCATTATCCTCTGTAACGATTTCAATCACATCAGCAATTCGAAGCTGTGCGGCATTTTTTAAATTACCAAAAATGGCTGCATTAGTATTATCTGGATAACCAGCTTGAACAATTCCATTAACTTGGCCCAAAATATAAATTGAACCTGTTGTAGAGATTTTTGCTCCCTCATGTAAAACTCCAAGAAATAATACATCACCCTCGAACTCTAACTTTTGACCACTTCGAACAATACCAGTTTCAACATTGATTTTGTTATCTTTTAATAACTTAGAAACCTCATCTTTATCCTCAACATTTGAAATAATATCCTTAATTTCAATTTGGGGATAATCTTTAAAAACTGTTTTGACTGTTTTCCTTTGTGCAGCGGTTAAAAGACGGTTACCCGTTTTGATAGTAAATTGAATCACGTCATCATCAATGGACCCGATATTCTGCTTAAGAATCAACGCTTTCAGATCCTCCAAAGATTGTTCGAAGTCACTTCCATCATTAATAATTACAACAAATCCCTCTTTACTACCTTTAAGGGTGACGTTACTCATTTATTTTCCCTCCGATATTTGACCAACCAATCACTAAGATTAGCCAACGGAACATATAATATGAAAAAGGCAATCATATTCCAAAGCAAGGTTGGTCCCAATACATAGGTAATGAAGTCTAAGACATCAGTGTTTGTCTGCTGAAGTAGTCTTTCTAAGACATAAATACCTGTTTGTAAAAATGTTAATGCCAAGAAATAAATGGACATTTCATATCCTATATTTGCTTTAATAAAAAGGAATTTATAGTGATCAATTCCAATCATTATTAATGGCAAAAGTACAGTATACAATCCAATGATTCCAAAATAATATGAATCATACATGATTCCAAAAACTATTCCATAAATCAACAACTGACGACGATTATCAATTCTCATTGATAATAAGACTATTGCCATCAACATTACTTGTGGAAGAATTGAGAAATTTCCCTTATTAATATTATTTAAGAATGCCCACTTAGTTAGTCCATCAAGATAAAAAGCCAGTAACAAAAATATAACTTGTCCAACAGTCTTTCTAGTTTTGATATTCATTATTTTTCACCACTAACCGATGACTTAATAACTGTTACAACAGTGAAGTTTCTTAATTCAGCTGCTGGTGTTATATAAACGGAATTAGTCATACCATAGTTATCTTTCTTAATTCCGTACACTTTACCAATATATAATCCACGTGGTGTTACTCCACCTAGTCCAGAAGTCATAACACGTTGACCTTTTTTGATATTCTTAGTGTTATTGACATTTTCCATAACTAATTTACCTGAATCACTATCATATCGGCTTACGACACCTGTAACAGCATTATTATTATCATCTAAAATCTCAGAAGCAAATTTATCATTTAATTCATTATTAGTAGAAATCAATTCAACCTTAGAACTAATTTTGTCCACTTCAATAATACGTCCAATTAACCCCTTACCAGACATTACTGGCATATTCTTCTTCAATCCACTACTACTTCCACGATTGATAGTTAAATAGCTTTGCCAACTACTTGGTGAACGTGACAAAACAGAGGCATTAATTGTCGAATAATCTGTCAAAGTAGAGTTCAATTTAAGTTCTTGCTTTAATTTTTTATTCTCTTCTTGAACAACTTTTAATTTGACTTGATTTTGTGATAATTCATCAATTCTAGATTTCAAGTGCTTGTTTTCTGTATATGTATTATACAAATCAGAAAATTCTGATGAGGCGCTCTTAACCGCATTTGTCGGATAAGCAAACACACCACCTACAACACTAACAACATCATTCCCCACTTGCTGAATAGCAGGAGGAGTCTTTTTGTTATCTCGAATATTTACCGTCACCGCTAAAAGTCCAAAAGTCACGATAAGAATTACCATTAAAATAATCAACTTTTTGTTTGAAAAAAACTTTTGCATTGCTTCCTCCTACAGTAAACAAAAAAAACGGGGTCAACCCGCTTATTTTTGACGACGCATTACATCGATATTTTTAAGTGATTCTCCAGTACCGATAGCTACACAATCTAGTGGGTCTTGAGCAATGAATACTGGAACTCCAGTTGCCTCAGAAATTACTTCTGGTAAATGGTGTAACAATGCTCCTCCACCAGTAAGTACAATCCCGTGGTCAATTACATCGGCAGCAATCTCAGGAGATGTCTCTTCAAGAGTCTCTTTGATTGTTTCGATAATTTCCTGAACATCATCATGAATAGATGTAGCGATATCTTCACCAGTCAATTGAATTGTTTTTGGAAGTCCTGTAACTAAATCTCTACCACGAATTTGCATTGTTTCAAGCTCTTTAGCTTTTTCAATTGATGCAGAACCAACTTGAATTTTAACATCTTCAGCTGTTCTTTCACCAATTTGTAAATTGAAATTTGTTTTAATATAAGATGATATAGAATCGTCAAACTTATCACCAGCAACTCTAATAGAACGTGATGAGACAATACCACCAAGTGAAATAGTGGCTACATCGGTAGTTCCACCACCAATATCAACAACCATATTACCTGTTGGATCCATAACTGGAAGTCCTGCACCAATGGCTGCGGCGAAAGGTTCTTCAATTACATAGGCTTCTCTAGCACCCGCATGCTGAGTAGCTTCAATAACAGCTCTCTTTTCAACTTCTGTAACGCCACTTGGCACACATACCATAACAGAAGGTTTGGAATTACCAGCACTTTTTTCAATGAAATACTTCATCATTGCTGCTGTTGTATCGTAATCAGCTATAACACCATCTCTCATAGGACGAATAGCTGATATGCTTCCTGGAGTACGACCAATCATCTCTCTGGCATCTGAACCAACAGCGACAATTTCTCCAGTATTATTATTCTTTGCAACTACTGACGGCTCGTTTAAAACGATACCTTTACCTTCAGCATAGACAAGAGTATTAGCTGTACCTAAGTCTATACCTAACTTTTTTGATCCAATACCAAACAATTTATTTTCTCTCCTTTAAAGTACACACCACATTTTACGCTATCAAAAATTATATCATATAAAAAGCCAATTTAAAGTAGTCCAATGACATACCTAAATTATTTTTTCTGATTTTAAACTAAAATAAGCACTTTTTGTAACGATAACATGATCTATCAAATTAATTCCCATTAACTGGCAGCATTTAAATAATCTTAAAGAAAAAATTTTATCATTTTCTGACGGTTGTAATTGCCCACTTGGATGATTGTGTGCAATCACTATCTGCGTCGCTGAAACATACAACGCTTCTCTGATAATATCTCGTGGATGCACAGTTGCAGTGTCAGCGGTTCCAATAAAAATTATTTTCTCTTCTATAACGTGATACCCATTATCTAAATAGATAGCTATTAATTTTTCCTGTGGTGAGTTTCCAATTTTTTTTATTAAATGTTTATTCAAACTCAACGTATCAACAATTTGATTCAACATAGTATCAGCTTCTAATTTTCTTTCGCCCAATTCTAATGCCGAAAGAATCATACAAGCCTTAGCTATACCAATTCCTTGTTCATTTAACAATTGATTCATATCAAATCTTAAATTCTTAGATTTGAAAGTGATTCTATTCGCAATTTCCATTACATTTTGTTCTTTAGTACCATTACCTAATATTACAGCAATTAACTCTGTTGTTTCTAAAGACTTAACACCATTTCGTATAATTCTTTCTCTTAAGTTTAACATCATACTAAAAATTACGAGAAAATCATACAAAATACGTTTCTAATTCTGAAACTAAGTAAAACGATCCTGTTACCAAAAGAATTTGATTACTCATTAATTTTTTCTTATTCATATCCAAATACTGTAAATAATCTTCAACATAGGAAATATTTGAATATTTACTCAAATCGTAATCCTCTTCTTTTGCTGCGCGTGGCATATCTAGCGTAGTTACAAAGATTTCTTTTGTATTATTAGACATAAATTCCAAAATATCAGATCTATCTTTGTCCTTCATTCCAGCATACAAAACAATTATATCTTTATTAGGCTCATTTGTTATTAAAGAATTGATTAAATTATCAATTGCTGCCAAATTATGCGCGCCATCTAGGATAATCAGTGGATTTTTTTGTACAACTTGTAATCTTGCAAGAATTTGTCTTGAATCAATATTCTTAACTATTTTCTCTAAATCATATTCACGATTATATTTTTTTTCAAAACAGATAAATGCCTGAATTGCAACCAAAGCATTTATTGCAGAGGTTTTCTCAATCCCAGCACACTCAAT
This region includes:
- a CDS encoding septum site-determining protein MinC — protein: MSNVTLKGSKEGFVVIINDGSDFEQSLEDLKALILKQNIGSIDDDVIQFTIKTGNRLLTAAQRKTVKTVFKDYPQIEIKDIISNVEDKDEVSKLLKDNKINVETGIVRSGQKLEFEGDVLFLGVLHEGAKISTTGSIYILGQVNGIVQAGYPDNTNAAIFGNLKNAAQLRIADVIEIVTEDNADKLANHQFAYIDEMHSISVDDLQDYKEIMNESRKRTG
- the mreD gene encoding rod shape-determining protein MreD produces the protein MNIKTRKTVGQVIFLLLAFYLDGLTKWAFLNNINKGNFSILPQVMLMAIVLLSMRIDNRRQLLIYGIVFGIMYDSYYFGIIGLYTVLLPLIMIGIDHYKFLFIKANIGYEMSIYFLALTFLQTGIYVLERLLQQTNTDVLDFITYVLGPTLLWNMIAFFILYVPLANLSDWLVKYRRENK
- the mreC gene encoding rod shape-determining protein MreC; this translates as MQKFFSNKKLIILMVILIVTFGLLAVTVNIRDNKKTPPAIQQVGNDVVSVVGGVFAYPTNAVKSASSEFSDLYNTYTENKHLKSRIDELSQNQVKLKVVQEENKKLKQELKLNSTLTDYSTINASVLSRSPSSWQSYLTINRGSSSGLKKNMPVMSGKGLIGRIIEVDKISSKVELISTNNELNDKFASEILDDNNNAVTGVVSRYDSDSGKLVMENVNNTKNIKKGQRVMTSGLGGVTPRGLYIGKVYGIKKDNYGMTNSVYITPAAELRNFTVVTVIKSSVSGEK
- a CDS encoding rod shape-determining protein produces the protein MFGIGSKKLGIDLGTANTLVYAEGKGIVLNEPSVVAKNNNTGEIVAVGSDAREMIGRTPGSISAIRPMRDGVIADYDTTAAMMKYFIEKSAGNSKPSVMVCVPSGVTEVEKRAVIEATQHAGAREAYVIEEPFAAAIGAGLPVMDPTGNMVVDIGGGTTDVATISLGGIVSSRSIRVAGDKFDDSISSYIKTNFNLQIGERTAEDVKIQVGSASIEKAKELETMQIRGRDLVTGLPKTIQLTGEDIATSIHDDVQEIIETIKETLEETSPEIAADVIDHGIVLTGGGALLHHLPEVISEATGVPVFIAQDPLDCVAIGTGESLKNIDVMRRQK
- the radC gene encoding RadC family protein, coding for MMLNLRERIIRNGVKSLETTELIAVILGNGTKEQNVMEIANRITFKSKNLRFDMNQLLNEQGIGIAKACMILSALELGERKLEADTMLNQIVDTLSLNKHLIKKIGNSPQEKLIAIYLDNGYHVIEEKIIFIGTADTATVHPRDIIREALYVSATQIVIAHNHPSGQLQPSENDKIFSLRLFKCCQLMGINLIDHVIVTKSAYFSLKSEKII